Proteins from a genomic interval of Nostoc sp. TCL240-02:
- a CDS encoding NINE protein → MLTKRKSRSVAAVLAFSGTLTISGLHKFYLGQPLWGVLYVLLSWTPIPKVASAIEGVWYLAQDEEAFDRNFNLGKSATRNSQKVSNQVGAMAEAMRELDALRQDGLISEYEFEQKRRQLLDQIS, encoded by the coding sequence ATGTTAACTAAGCGCAAAAGTCGAAGTGTTGCTGCTGTTTTAGCTTTTTCTGGCACGTTGACAATTTCAGGATTGCATAAATTCTATCTGGGACAGCCTTTGTGGGGTGTTTTGTATGTGCTGCTTTCCTGGACACCCATTCCCAAGGTAGCCAGTGCTATTGAGGGAGTTTGGTATTTAGCCCAAGATGAAGAAGCTTTCGATCGAAATTTTAATCTCGGCAAGTCAGCGACAAGAAACTCACAAAAGGTAAGTAATCAGGTAGGAGCAATGGCTGAGGCAATGCGAGAATTAGATGCTTTGCGTCAGGATGGACTGATTTCAGAGTATGAGTTTGAGCAAAAGCGCCGCCAATTGCTAGACCAGATTTCTTGA
- a CDS encoding transglycosylase domain-containing protein, with protein MSSSRTFEDKQPQRRASSGFEFLKGVGQVTGGTLLSITMLASSIVAGGLVGLAISFRNLPDVRQLRNFFPSETTYIYDVKGKLLTSIHGEANREVVPLDRISPNLKRAVLASEDSHFYDHHGINPTGVGRAIVVNAVAGGVKEGGSTVTMQLVKNLFLSQKRAFTRKLAEAVLAIRLEQILTKDQILEMYLNQVYWGHNNYGVQTAARSYFNKSSEYLTLGESAMMAGLIQAPEEFSPFVSMKLAKQKQKEVLGRMLELNWIDQSEYDNALKQEIKLGKIKSFQGSALPYVTNTVAQELAKKFGRDTLLKGGMRVQTTVDAKFQIMAEETVTKWHKTLLDQGLSKNQMALVSIDPRTHFIKALVGGIDPKTSEFNRATQAQRQPGSSFKPFVYYTAFATGKYTADSTVDDSPVSYRDGNGWYSPRNYDNSFRGSMPIRTALAQSRNIPVIKIGKAVGMNRVIETCRTLGIMSPMEPVTSLPLGAIGVTPLEMASAYATFANYGWQSPPTVIARVTDSSGNVLLDNTPKPQLVLDPWASAAIIDVMRSVISEGTGKGAAIGRPAAGKTGTTSSEKDIWFVGTVPQLTTAVWVGRDDNRQLADHATGGVMVAPIWKDFMEKALKNTPVENFKPPSQFSRPKSQ; from the coding sequence GTGTCGTCTTCTAGGACTTTTGAAGATAAACAGCCACAACGTCGGGCTTCATCAGGTTTTGAGTTTTTGAAAGGAGTTGGTCAGGTAACTGGCGGTACTCTGCTCTCAATTACCATGTTGGCAAGTTCCATTGTAGCCGGAGGACTGGTTGGTTTAGCCATTAGTTTCCGTAATTTGCCAGATGTAAGACAGCTACGTAACTTCTTTCCCTCAGAAACAACTTACATCTATGACGTTAAGGGTAAACTTTTAACGAGTATCCACGGGGAAGCCAACCGAGAAGTCGTACCCCTGGATAGAATTTCCCCGAACTTAAAACGGGCGGTATTAGCAAGTGAAGATAGTCACTTCTACGATCACCACGGTATTAACCCCACTGGTGTTGGTCGGGCTATAGTAGTTAATGCGGTAGCAGGCGGAGTCAAAGAGGGTGGCTCTACTGTTACTATGCAATTGGTAAAAAACCTGTTTTTATCTCAAAAGCGTGCTTTTACCCGCAAGTTAGCGGAGGCAGTGCTGGCAATCAGGTTAGAGCAAATTCTTACCAAAGACCAAATTTTAGAAATGTACCTCAATCAAGTTTATTGGGGTCATAATAATTATGGTGTACAAACGGCAGCCCGCAGTTACTTTAATAAGTCATCAGAATATTTAACCTTGGGCGAGTCAGCAATGATGGCAGGTTTGATTCAAGCACCAGAAGAATTCAGCCCCTTTGTGAGCATGAAGCTGGCAAAACAGAAACAAAAAGAAGTGCTGGGGCGAATGCTGGAATTAAACTGGATCGACCAGTCTGAGTATGACAATGCCCTCAAGCAGGAAATCAAACTTGGTAAAATCAAATCCTTTCAAGGCAGTGCCCTACCCTATGTAACCAACACCGTAGCGCAGGAATTGGCTAAAAAGTTTGGGCGTGACACACTACTTAAAGGTGGGATGCGCGTGCAAACAACGGTTGATGCCAAGTTCCAAATAATGGCAGAAGAAACCGTCACTAAGTGGCATAAAACACTTTTAGATCAAGGATTATCCAAGAACCAAATGGCTTTGGTGTCTATCGATCCGCGCACACATTTTATCAAAGCACTGGTGGGCGGTATAGATCCTAAGACCAGTGAATTCAATCGGGCAACTCAAGCTCAACGCCAGCCGGGATCTTCTTTTAAACCATTTGTATATTATACTGCTTTCGCTACTGGTAAGTATACGGCAGACTCAACGGTAGATGATTCTCCAGTTAGCTATCGAGATGGTAACGGTTGGTACTCACCCAGAAATTACGATAACAGTTTTAGGGGATCGATGCCAATTAGAACAGCTTTAGCCCAGTCACGAAATATCCCTGTAATCAAGATTGGTAAGGCTGTAGGGATGAATAGAGTGATCGAAACTTGTCGTACCTTGGGTATTATGAGTCCGATGGAACCTGTTACTTCCTTGCCTCTTGGTGCAATTGGTGTTACACCTCTGGAAATGGCTAGTGCTTATGCCACCTTTGCTAATTATGGCTGGCAGTCACCACCGACTGTAATTGCCCGTGTCACCGATAGTAGTGGTAACGTATTGCTAGACAACACTCCCAAGCCTCAGCTAGTTCTCGATCCTTGGGCATCGGCAGCAATTATTGATGTGATGCGATCGGTAATTTCTGAAGGCACTGGTAAAGGTGCTGCGATAGGTCGTCCAGCCGCCGGAAAGACGGGAACAACATCATCAGAAAAGGATATTTGGTTTGTTGGCACTGTGCCACAGTTAACAACTGCGGTTTGGGTAGGCAGAGACGACAATAGACAATTAGCTGACCATGCAACAGGTGGTGTTATGGTCGCTCCTATTTGGAAAGATTTTATGGAGAAGGCACTTAAGAACACACCAGTAGAAAACTTCAAGCCACCTTCTCAGTTTTCTCGCCCCAAATCACAATAA
- the gltB gene encoding glutamate synthase large subunit, with translation MNNQPMNQEQNITANINSRDTYQGQKWLVEERDACGVGFIAHRQNHTSHEIVEKALAALTCLEHRGGCSADQDSGDGAGVLTAIPWDLFQQDFAQRRKEFSSTNNIAVGMIFLPQDQEAAQKARAAVEQVATEEKLVVLGWRVVPVQSDLLGVQARENQPQIEQVLLASVDKSGDELERQLYITRRRISKIATNISEEFYICSLSNRTIVYKGMVRSAVLGEFYQDLKNPAYKSAFAVYHRRFSTNTMPKWPLAQPMRLLGHNGEINTLLGNINWMMAREASLNHPVWGDRIKELKPLVHIDNSDSATLDNVLELLVSSGRSPLEALMIMVPEAYQNQPSLRESPEIVDFYEYYSGLQEAWDGPALLVFSDGKKVGATLDRNGLRPARYLITKDDYIVVASEAGVVDFPEADIVEKGRLGPGQMIAVDLVNHEVLKNWEIKQRIAKQHPYGEWLQQYRQELKELVSDKSSDVNGNGHLATENGNGHSTTEKIDKQTLLQLQTAFGYTTEDVEMVIQQMAIAGSEPTFCMGDDIPLAVLSTKPHLLYDYFKQRFAQVTNPAIDPLREKLVMSLKVELGERGNLLEPKAEYARRLKLESPVLTDAELEAIKLSGFATAELSTLFAISNGPEGLKAAVESLQAQAAESVRAGAKILILTDEVNDGITTEYTYIPPLLAVGAVHHHLIREGLRMKTSLIVNTAQCWSTHHFACLIGYGAGAVCAYMALDTVRDWCIDPRTQKLMGVQKIPTLTVEQALANYRKAVESGLLKILSKMGISLLSSYQAAQIFEAIGIGGDLIALGFRGTTSRIGGLSISELADEVLSFHVKAFPELTTKKLENLGFVQYRPGGEYHMNSPEMVKALHKALDGKNYDHYEVYKKHLQGRPATALRDLLDFQGERTPISLEEVESVAEIVKRFCTGGMSLGALSREAHETLAIAMNRIGGKSNSGEGGEDPVRYKVLDDVDESGNSPTLPHLKGLRNGDKAYSAIKQVASGRFGVTPEYLVNAKQIEIKIAQGAKPGEGGQLPGPKVSQYIAMLRRSKPGVTLISPPPHHDIYSIEDLAQLIFDLHQINPKAKVSVKLVSEVGIGTIAAGVAKANADIIQVSGHDGGTGASPLSSIKHAGSPWELGLSEVHRVLMENSLRDRVILRVDGGLKSGWDVVIGALMGAEEFGFGSIAMIAEGCIMARICHTNNCPVGVASQKEELRKRFTGIPEQVVNFFYFIAEEVRSLLARLGYRSLSEIIGRADLLKLRQEAKITKTQSLNLDCLLKLPDTRDNRSWLVHEEVHSNGVVLDDKFLADPDIQTAIRDQSTVTKTYPIINTDRTVGTRLAGAIASQYGDSDFEGQINLNFIGSVGQSFGAFNLPGISLSLEGEANDYVGKGMHGGEIIIKPPTDATYNASQNVIVGNTCLYGATGGVLFANGQAGERFAVRNSKGIAVIEGAGDHCCEYMTGGVIVVLGKVGRNVAAGMTGGLAYFLDEDDSFRELVNPEIVKIQRVITEVGAKQLQELIQTHAERTGSPKAKKILQNWQEFLPKFWQLVPPSEADSPEANPEKTTEFSLVTSH, from the coding sequence ATGAATAATCAACCGATGAATCAAGAGCAGAACATCACAGCAAATATCAACTCAAGAGATACCTATCAGGGGCAAAAATGGTTAGTAGAAGAACGAGATGCCTGTGGTGTCGGTTTTATTGCTCATCGTCAAAATCATACCAGCCACGAAATTGTCGAAAAAGCCCTAGCTGCTCTAACCTGCTTAGAACATCGGGGAGGTTGTAGCGCCGATCAAGACTCTGGTGATGGGGCTGGAGTATTGACAGCTATCCCTTGGGATTTGTTCCAACAAGACTTTGCCCAAAGAAGGAAGGAATTTTCATCCACCAATAATATAGCTGTGGGGATGATATTTCTCCCACAAGACCAGGAAGCAGCACAAAAAGCTAGAGCGGCAGTTGAGCAAGTAGCTACTGAAGAAAAATTAGTTGTACTGGGTTGGCGAGTAGTGCCAGTACAATCTGATTTATTGGGTGTACAAGCAAGAGAAAATCAACCCCAGATCGAACAAGTTTTGTTAGCTTCTGTTGACAAAAGCGGCGATGAATTGGAACGACAGTTGTACATTACCCGCCGCCGAATTAGTAAAATTGCAACCAATATCTCAGAAGAATTTTATATCTGCTCGTTGTCAAATCGCACGATTGTCTACAAAGGCATGGTGCGTTCTGCCGTATTGGGAGAATTTTATCAAGATTTAAAAAATCCAGCTTACAAAAGCGCCTTTGCTGTCTATCATCGCCGCTTTAGTACCAACACGATGCCCAAGTGGCCCCTAGCTCAACCGATGCGGCTTTTGGGTCACAACGGCGAAATTAATACCTTATTGGGTAACATCAACTGGATGATGGCACGAGAAGCTAGCCTGAATCATCCTGTATGGGGCGATCGCATCAAGGAACTCAAACCATTAGTTCACATTGATAACAGCGACTCAGCTACTTTAGACAACGTACTGGAATTACTGGTGAGTTCTGGACGCAGCCCCTTGGAAGCTTTAATGATTATGGTTCCAGAAGCTTACCAAAATCAGCCTTCTTTGCGTGAATCTCCAGAAATTGTTGATTTCTACGAATATTACAGTGGTTTGCAAGAAGCGTGGGACGGGCCAGCACTTTTAGTATTCAGCGATGGCAAAAAAGTTGGTGCAACATTAGATCGTAATGGCTTAAGACCAGCTCGTTACCTAATCACCAAAGATGACTACATTGTTGTAGCTTCCGAAGCTGGCGTAGTAGACTTTCCTGAAGCCGATATTGTCGAGAAAGGTAGACTTGGCCCTGGGCAAATGATTGCTGTGGATTTAGTCAACCATGAAGTACTGAAGAATTGGGAGATTAAGCAGCGCATTGCCAAGCAGCATCCTTATGGAGAATGGCTGCAACAGTATCGTCAAGAACTCAAAGAACTTGTCAGTGATAAGTCGTCAGATGTTAATGGAAATGGACATCTGGCTACTGAAAATGGTAACGGACATAGTACAACTGAGAAAATTGACAAGCAAACCTTGCTTCAACTTCAAACCGCCTTTGGCTACACCACAGAAGATGTCGAAATGGTGATTCAGCAAATGGCGATCGCAGGTTCAGAGCCGACTTTCTGTATGGGGGATGATATTCCTTTAGCGGTGCTGTCAACGAAGCCCCACCTGCTTTATGACTATTTCAAACAGCGCTTTGCTCAGGTGACGAACCCGGCAATTGATCCCCTGCGGGAAAAGCTAGTGATGTCTTTGAAAGTCGAATTGGGTGAACGAGGTAACTTATTAGAACCCAAAGCAGAATATGCCCGAAGATTGAAACTTGAATCGCCAGTATTAACAGATGCTGAATTAGAGGCAATTAAGCTGTCAGGATTTGCCACAGCCGAGTTGTCAACCCTATTTGCGATCTCCAACGGCCCTGAAGGATTGAAAGCCGCAGTCGAATCTTTACAAGCACAAGCAGCTGAATCAGTCCGGGCAGGTGCAAAGATTTTAATCTTAACCGATGAGGTAAATGACGGTATCACCACAGAATATACCTACATCCCTCCCCTGTTAGCAGTCGGTGCTGTACATCATCACCTGATTCGGGAAGGGTTGCGGATGAAAACATCCCTAATTGTTAATACTGCCCAATGCTGGAGTACTCATCACTTTGCTTGTCTTATTGGCTATGGGGCTGGTGCAGTCTGCGCGTATATGGCTTTAGATACAGTGCGTGATTGGTGCATTGATCCCAGAACCCAAAAGTTAATGGGGGTACAAAAAATTCCCACCCTTACCGTAGAACAAGCTTTAGCAAACTATCGCAAAGCGGTAGAGTCAGGTTTGCTCAAAATTCTCTCCAAGATGGGAATTTCTCTGCTCTCCAGCTATCAAGCAGCCCAAATCTTTGAAGCTATTGGCATTGGTGGAGATTTAATCGCACTAGGATTTCGTGGTACGACTTCCCGTATTGGTGGTTTGAGTATTAGCGAACTCGCTGATGAAGTACTTTCTTTCCACGTTAAAGCTTTTCCAGAACTGACGACCAAGAAGTTAGAAAACCTGGGCTTTGTGCAGTACCGTCCTGGCGGCGAGTACCACATGAATAGCCCCGAAATGGTCAAGGCGCTGCATAAGGCTCTAGATGGCAAAAACTACGACCACTACGAAGTTTACAAAAAACACCTCCAAGGCAGACCAGCAACGGCATTGCGGGACTTGTTAGATTTTCAAGGCGAACGTACCCCAATTTCTCTAGAAGAAGTAGAGTCGGTAGCTGAGATTGTCAAGCGCTTCTGCACCGGCGGCATGTCTTTAGGTGCTTTGTCAAGAGAAGCCCATGAAACTTTAGCGATCGCCATGAATCGCATCGGGGGTAAATCTAACTCTGGGGAAGGTGGCGAAGATCCAGTGCGCTATAAAGTTTTAGATGATGTAGACGAGTCTGGTAACTCGCCAACCCTACCTCATTTAAAAGGATTGCGGAATGGTGATAAAGCCTATAGTGCTATTAAGCAAGTTGCATCGGGACGCTTTGGTGTCACGCCAGAGTACCTAGTCAACGCCAAACAAATTGAAATCAAAATTGCCCAAGGTGCCAAGCCTGGAGAAGGTGGACAACTGCCAGGGCCAAAGGTGAGCCAATATATTGCGATGTTAAGGCGCTCGAAGCCAGGTGTGACGCTGATTTCGCCGCCACCACATCATGATATCTATTCAATTGAAGACCTAGCACAACTGATTTTCGATCTGCACCAAATTAATCCCAAAGCAAAGGTATCGGTAAAGCTAGTTTCAGAAGTTGGCATTGGCACGATCGCGGCTGGTGTAGCTAAGGCAAACGCTGATATTATCCAGGTTTCTGGACATGATGGTGGTACAGGTGCATCGCCGCTTAGTTCGATTAAACACGCTGGTTCACCGTGGGAATTAGGTTTAAGTGAAGTGCATCGCGTTTTGATGGAAAATAGCCTGCGCGATCGCGTGATTTTACGTGTGGATGGCGGTCTGAAGAGTGGTTGGGATGTGGTAATAGGTGCGTTGATGGGTGCTGAAGAATTTGGTTTCGGCTCCATCGCCATGATTGCTGAAGGCTGTATCATGGCGCGGATCTGCCACACGAATAATTGCCCCGTGGGTGTCGCTTCTCAGAAAGAAGAACTCCGCAAGCGGTTTACGGGAATACCGGAACAGGTTGTCAACTTCTTTTACTTCATCGCTGAAGAAGTGCGTAGTTTGTTAGCACGACTTGGCTACCGTTCTTTGTCAGAAATCATTGGACGTGCAGATTTGTTGAAACTGCGCCAAGAGGCAAAAATTACCAAAACACAATCACTAAATCTTGATTGTTTACTTAAGCTGCCAGATACCAGAGATAATCGTAGCTGGTTAGTGCATGAAGAAGTCCATAGCAACGGCGTGGTTTTGGATGACAAGTTCCTTGCCGATCCCGATATTCAGACTGCCATTAGGGATCAGTCTACCGTTACCAAAACTTACCCTATTATCAATACTGACAGAACAGTAGGTACAAGATTAGCGGGTGCGATCGCTTCTCAATATGGTGACAGTGATTTTGAAGGACAAATTAATCTCAACTTCATAGGTAGTGTTGGGCAAAGCTTTGGTGCTTTTAACCTCCCCGGCATAAGTTTGTCCTTAGAAGGAGAAGCAAATGACTACGTAGGTAAAGGGATGCATGGTGGTGAAATCATCATCAAGCCTCCAACTGATGCTACCTATAACGCATCACAAAATGTCATAGTTGGCAATACCTGCCTTTATGGTGCAACTGGTGGCGTTTTATTTGCCAACGGACAAGCAGGAGAACGCTTTGCAGTGAGAAACTCTAAAGGCATTGCAGTGATTGAAGGCGCTGGGGATCACTGCTGTGAATACATGACTGGTGGTGTGATTGTCGTCCTCGGTAAAGTAGGACGCAATGTCGCTGCTGGAATGACTGGCGGACTAGCATACTTCTTAGATGAAGATGACTCATTTCGTGAGTTAGTCAACCCGGAAATAGTTAAAATCCAACGGGTGATTACGGAAGTAGGTGCAAAACAACTGCAAGAGTTAATCCAAACTCATGCGGAACGTACTGGTTCACCAAAGGCGAAGAAAATTCTGCAAAACTGGCAAGAATTTTTGCCGAAGTTCTGGCAGTTGGTTCCACCTTCTGAAGCTGATAGTCCCGAAGCTAATCCTGAAAAAACAACTGAGTTTAGTTTAGTAACTAGTCATTAA
- a CDS encoding DUF1825 family protein, producing the protein MGFFDSEIIQQEAKQLFDDYQALIKLGNNYGKFDRDGKKLFIEQMEAMMDRYRIFMKRFELSEDFMAQMTVEQLKTQLGQFGVTPQQMFDQMHLTLERMKTELEKQA; encoded by the coding sequence ATGGGATTCTTCGATTCTGAGATAATTCAGCAAGAAGCAAAACAGCTATTTGACGATTACCAAGCACTAATCAAGCTTGGTAACAACTACGGCAAATTTGACCGCGATGGCAAAAAGCTGTTTATTGAGCAAATGGAAGCCATGATGGATAGGTATCGCATCTTTATGAAGCGTTTCGAGCTATCAGAAGATTTCATGGCACAAATGACCGTAGAACAACTGAAAACGCAATTAGGTCAATTCGGTGTCACCCCGCAACAAATGTTTGACCAAATGCACCTGACTTTAGAGCGAATGAAAACCGAGCTAGAAAAACAGGCTTAG
- a CDS encoding ComEA family DNA-binding protein: MNNWLPLNPKLQKLRAKLLNDPYYRLQSGEEIQIAAKLGIRIDANQATVDDWLRLPGLSIHQARSLVELSHSGVKFYCIEDIAAALAIPARRLEPLKPLLNFIYYDHESLESPTHLVNPNTATVEKLAQIPFIDLSLAQAVVQNRQSVGPYRNLADFQRRLELPGDAIAQLMYYLKF, from the coding sequence ATGAATAATTGGCTACCTTTGAACCCTAAACTGCAAAAACTCCGCGCCAAGCTCCTCAACGATCCCTACTATCGCCTCCAATCTGGTGAAGAAATTCAGATCGCGGCCAAATTAGGTATTCGTATTGATGCAAATCAAGCCACTGTGGATGATTGGTTACGTTTACCAGGTTTGTCAATTCACCAAGCGCGATCGCTTGTAGAACTTTCGCATTCTGGTGTTAAATTTTACTGTATTGAAGATATCGCTGCGGCTTTGGCTATACCAGCGCGCCGCCTGGAGCCATTAAAGCCTCTGCTAAATTTTATTTATTATGACCACGAATCTCTAGAAAGTCCGACCCATTTAGTCAATCCAAATACAGCAACAGTCGAAAAGTTAGCGCAAATTCCATTTATAGATTTGTCTTTAGCGCAAGCAGTGGTTCAAAATCGGCAATCAGTCGGGCCTTACCGTAATCTAGCTGATTTTCAACGACGGCTGGAGTTACCTGGTGATGCGATCGCTCAACTGATGTATTATTTAAAATTTTAA
- the lepB gene encoding signal peptidase I produces the protein MIPHESDAKEERASSKVLRSWQENLILVAIALFLALLIRTFIAEPRYIPSDSMLPTLHTGDRLVVEKISYHFHPPITGDIIVFQPPAELQRRGYPKDQAFIKRVIGQPGEVISVDSGKVYLNGQPLAEDYIAEPPNQPYQPVKVPEDEFFVMGDNRNDSNDSRYWGFLPQKNVIGRATFRFWPLDRIGFI, from the coding sequence ATGATTCCTCACGAAAGTGATGCAAAAGAAGAACGTGCGTCGTCAAAAGTATTGCGTAGTTGGCAAGAAAATCTGATTTTAGTTGCGATCGCATTATTTTTAGCACTTCTAATCAGGACTTTTATCGCCGAACCCCGCTATATCCCTTCTGATTCGATGCTGCCAACCTTACATACAGGTGATCGCCTGGTAGTTGAAAAAATATCCTACCATTTTCACCCTCCCATAACTGGAGATATTATTGTTTTTCAGCCACCCGCAGAACTACAACGTCGAGGATATCCCAAAGACCAAGCTTTTATCAAGCGGGTTATTGGTCAGCCTGGTGAGGTAATTAGTGTTGATTCTGGCAAAGTCTATCTCAACGGTCAACCCTTGGCAGAAGATTACATCGCTGAACCACCAAATCAGCCATATCAACCAGTAAAAGTCCCAGAAGACGAATTTTTTGTTATGGGAGATAACCGCAACGATAGTAATGACTCTCGCTATTGGGGCTTTTTACCTCAAAAAAATGTCATCGGTCGGGCAACATTTCGCTTTTGGCCTCTCGATCGCATTGGGTTTATTTAA
- a CDS encoding DnaJ domain-containing protein, with product MSQTLLPPGWVEKLCDPYAVLGISVIADDRQIFKRYHTLAKLLHPDRHAKSCNSDQELATAIFSHLINPAYAKLKNRQRRLIAIAMLRSDARVLEQKPLSSKNAIAQEMMEMLTPEAELFYEEAIACYAEAQYKSLDQFYQVTQQITILNLVYLRFHKPDLFLPQKVVPIIPKVEVNPVELTLTEVKPVLTNYAQRHYQRAIEYVRLTKWPLAVQELRDAIKLEPNNSDYYALLGLVHLKQKFVGMARVYICQALKLNPQNSLALKYASELKIKLGENTNPKSMAKAMSIAALLSRFTQRKGSQVKC from the coding sequence ATGTCACAGACCTTACTACCGCCGGGATGGGTTGAAAAGCTTTGCGATCCTTACGCTGTGCTAGGAATCTCTGTGATTGCTGACGATCGCCAGATTTTCAAACGCTATCACACTTTAGCGAAACTGCTACATCCCGATCGCCATGCCAAAAGCTGTAATTCAGACCAAGAATTAGCAACGGCAATATTTAGCCATTTAATCAATCCAGCTTATGCAAAACTGAAAAATCGACAGAGGCGCTTAATTGCGATCGCTATGCTGCGATCGGATGCGAGAGTTTTGGAGCAGAAGCCTTTGTCTTCTAAAAATGCCATAGCTCAAGAAATGATGGAAATGCTTACACCCGAAGCAGAATTGTTTTACGAAGAAGCGATCGCCTGTTATGCAGAAGCTCAATACAAATCACTAGATCAGTTTTATCAGGTGACGCAACAAATTACTATACTAAATTTAGTATACTTACGCTTCCATAAACCAGACCTCTTCCTACCACAAAAAGTTGTTCCCATCATCCCTAAAGTAGAAGTCAACCCAGTTGAATTGACATTAACTGAAGTCAAACCAGTTTTGACAAACTACGCTCAACGTCATTACCAGCGAGCTATTGAATACGTCAGACTAACCAAATGGCCCCTAGCTGTACAAGAACTGCGCGATGCGATCAAGTTAGAGCCAAATAACAGCGACTATTACGCCTTATTAGGTTTGGTACATCTCAAACAGAAATTTGTGGGGATGGCTAGGGTTTACATCTGTCAAGCATTAAAACTTAACCCGCAAAATTCACTAGCTTTGAAATATGCTTCCGAACTGAAAATTAAACTGGGCGAAAACACCAATCCTAAATCAATGGCTAAAGCTATGAGTATTGCGGCTTTATTAAGTCGGTTTACACAGAGAAAAGGTTCTCAAGTCAAGTGTTGA
- a CDS encoding polysaccharide deacetylase family protein, producing the protein MENNKSFLWPEGILIALLALGGVFSLAFMMLLRPNASEAQIRQNIDVKDIAANVGTQQRIEKLKAAMLTSWQQEAQTKGLSYAVPSRFQGAIIEEAKLTQGQKVIALTFDDGPWPDTTEQVLNILKSNNIKGTFFVVGQNLKNFPEIGKKIVTEGHVIANHTWHHWYHFFNQQAAAYEIDRTTDLIYQITGAKTNLFRPPGGMLHNGLSAYAKGQKYAVIMWSADSTDYKLPAVPKLINNVIKDSKPGGIVLMHDGGGNRSRTVQALPEIISNLRKQGYRFVTIPELLEIEDADQKLLVNKKQ; encoded by the coding sequence GTGGAAAACAATAAGTCGTTTCTGTGGCCAGAAGGAATATTAATTGCACTGCTTGCTTTAGGTGGTGTTTTTAGCCTTGCTTTCATGATGCTTCTAAGACCAAATGCTTCAGAGGCTCAGATTAGACAAAATATAGATGTCAAGGATATAGCTGCAAACGTAGGAACTCAGCAGCGCATTGAGAAATTAAAGGCGGCGATGCTTACAAGTTGGCAGCAAGAAGCACAAACTAAAGGTCTATCTTACGCGGTGCCGTCACGTTTTCAAGGGGCAATAATTGAAGAGGCAAAACTCACTCAGGGACAAAAAGTGATTGCTCTCACCTTTGATGATGGCCCTTGGCCTGACACTACAGAGCAAGTGCTAAATATTTTAAAATCAAATAATATCAAAGGAACGTTTTTTGTTGTTGGGCAGAACCTAAAAAATTTTCCAGAAATAGGAAAGAAAATTGTAACTGAAGGTCACGTCATTGCTAACCATACCTGGCATCACTGGTATCACTTCTTTAATCAACAAGCAGCAGCTTATGAAATTGACCGCACAACAGACCTAATTTATCAAATTACAGGTGCTAAAACAAATCTTTTCCGACCACCTGGTGGTATGTTGCACAATGGATTATCTGCTTATGCTAAAGGACAGAAGTATGCTGTAATCATGTGGTCGGCTGACTCCACAGACTACAAATTACCAGCTGTACCGAAGTTGATAAATAACGTAATTAAAGATTCAAAACCTGGTGGTATTGTGCTAATGCATGATGGTGGTGGGAACCGTTCTCGAACTGTACAAGCTTTACCAGAAATTATTAGCAACCTTAGAAAGCAAGGCTATCGCTTTGTAACTATTCCAGAACTTTTAGAAATAGAAGATGCAGACCAAAAGTTGCTGGTTAACAAAAAGCAATAA